From the Solanum stenotomum isolate F172 chromosome 4, ASM1918654v1, whole genome shotgun sequence genome, one window contains:
- the LOC125861358 gene encoding uncharacterized protein LOC125861358 produces the protein MKLWGSDDCIKKSEINAKNRRSGHETAAGTHTVGSISMGEYRKRHAVEKGRDPTPRELHLHVHTHGHDGKYFVDECSRIVHEKYEEILREKILSQTDIDQCETYYQAVGGEKKRRIYGLCSEAKSYYGQKICASSSVLPSISQSTPITNMDEFVKQMLPALTNHFLPVIIERIDNPSTVTPLVPPSATSNEDEVDP, from the exons ATGAAACTTTGGGGAAGTGATGATTGTATTAAGAAGTCAGAAATAAATGCAAAGAACCGTCGTAGCGGCCATGAAACTGCGGCAGGGACTCACACAGTCGGCTCTATCTCAATGGGAGAATATCGCAAAAGACAT GCTGTTGAAAAGGGTCGAGATCCAACACCAAGAGAGTTACATTTACACGTCCATACGCATGGTCATGATGGAAAGTATTTTGTTGATGAGTGTTCTCGCATTGTTCAT gaaaaatatgaagaaatattgcgggaaaaaatattgtctcaaaCTGATATTGATCAATGTGAAACATATTATCAAGCTGTGGggggagaaaagaagagaagaatataCGGTCTTTGTTCTGAAGCAAAAAGTTACTACGGACAGAAAATTTGTGCCTCATCATCAGTACTTCcttcaatttctcaatcaacacCGATAACAAATATGGATGAGTTTGTAAAGCAAATGCTTCCTGCACTTACTAATCACTTTCTTCCTGTTATTATTGAGAGGATTGACAACCCATCAACTGTGACACCCTTAGTGCCTCCTTCAGCTACTTCTAATGAGGATGAGGTTGATCCTTAG